A single genomic interval of Methyloceanibacter caenitepidi harbors:
- the fusA gene encoding elongation factor G, giving the protein MPRQTPLKDYRNIGIMAHIDAGKTTTTERVLYYTGKSHKIGEVHDGAATMDWMEQEQERGITITSAATTAFWKDKRINIIDTPGHVDFTIEVERSLRVLDGAVALLDANQGVEPQTETVWRQADKYHVPRMIFVNKMDKIGADFFMSLETIKERLGANPIVLQLPIGSESDFAGIVDLVRMKAVIWDDESLGATFHDEDIPADLQDKAQEYHDALVEQAVELDEEAMEAYLEGKEIPEEKLKQLIRKGTCNLEFVPILCGSAFKNKGVQPLLDAVVDYLPSPLDVPPIKAIDVKTEQEVDRPASDDAPLSMLAFKIMNDPFVGSLTFCRVYSGTVESGQTLANTVKDKKERIGRMLLMHSNHREDIKDAYAGDIVAIAGLKDVTTGDTLCDPAKPVILERMEFPDPVIEVAVEPKTKSDQEKLGVALNRLAQEDPSFRVTVDHESGQTIIKGMGELHLDIIVDRMKREFKVEANVGAPQVAYRETITKPASVDYTHKKQTGGSGQFARVKMEIEPAEAGEGFIFENKVVGGNVPKEFIPGVEKGVQSVIDSGILAGFPILDVKCTLVDGASHDVDSSVMAFEIASRAAFREAAQKAAPKLLEPIMKVEVVTPEEYVGGIIGDLTSRRGQVRGQEPRGNATVINAMVPLANMFGYVNTLRSMSQGRAQFTMQFDSYAQVPQAVAEEVQAKFA; this is encoded by the coding sequence ATGCCCCGTCAGACGCCCCTCAAGGACTACCGCAACATCGGTATCATGGCGCATATCGATGCCGGCAAGACCACCACGACCGAGCGCGTGCTCTACTACACCGGTAAGAGCCACAAGATCGGCGAGGTCCATGATGGCGCGGCCACCATGGACTGGATGGAGCAGGAGCAAGAGCGCGGCATCACCATTACGTCGGCTGCGACGACCGCGTTCTGGAAAGACAAGCGCATCAACATCATCGACACGCCCGGCCACGTGGACTTCACGATTGAGGTCGAGCGGTCCTTGCGCGTGCTCGACGGCGCCGTTGCGCTGCTCGACGCCAACCAGGGTGTGGAGCCGCAGACCGAGACGGTGTGGCGTCAGGCCGACAAGTATCACGTGCCGCGCATGATCTTCGTCAACAAGATGGACAAGATCGGCGCCGACTTCTTCATGTCGCTCGAGACGATCAAGGAGCGCCTCGGCGCGAACCCGATCGTCCTGCAGCTGCCGATCGGTTCCGAGTCGGACTTTGCGGGTATTGTCGACCTGGTCCGCATGAAGGCGGTGATCTGGGACGATGAGTCCCTCGGCGCGACGTTCCACGACGAGGACATCCCGGCCGATCTTCAGGACAAGGCGCAGGAGTATCACGACGCGCTGGTCGAGCAGGCGGTCGAGCTCGACGAGGAGGCCATGGAGGCCTATCTCGAAGGCAAGGAAATTCCTGAGGAGAAGCTCAAGCAGCTTATCCGTAAGGGCACCTGCAACCTCGAGTTCGTCCCGATTCTGTGCGGTTCAGCCTTTAAGAACAAGGGCGTGCAGCCGCTACTTGACGCCGTGGTCGACTATCTTCCGTCCCCGCTCGACGTGCCGCCGATCAAGGCCATCGACGTGAAGACGGAGCAGGAAGTGGATCGTCCGGCTTCGGACGATGCGCCGCTGTCGATGCTGGCGTTCAAGATCATGAACGACCCGTTCGTGGGGTCGCTGACCTTCTGCCGCGTGTATTCGGGCACGGTTGAATCCGGCCAGACGCTGGCCAACACGGTGAAAGACAAGAAAGAGCGTATCGGCCGTATGCTGCTGATGCACTCCAATCACCGCGAAGACATCAAGGACGCTTATGCAGGCGACATCGTCGCCATTGCGGGTCTCAAGGACGTCACCACCGGCGACACGCTCTGCGATCCGGCCAAGCCCGTGATTCTGGAGCGCATGGAGTTTCCGGATCCGGTCATCGAGGTTGCCGTCGAGCCCAAGACGAAGAGCGACCAGGAGAAGCTCGGCGTGGCGCTCAACCGTTTGGCCCAAGAGGATCCGTCCTTCCGCGTTACGGTCGACCACGAATCCGGGCAGACCATCATTAAGGGCATGGGCGAGCTTCATCTCGACATCATTGTCGATCGCATGAAGCGTGAGTTTAAGGTCGAGGCCAATGTGGGCGCGCCGCAGGTTGCGTATCGTGAGACGATCACGAAGCCGGCCAGCGTCGACTACACCCATAAGAAGCAGACCGGCGGTTCGGGCCAGTTCGCCCGCGTGAAAATGGAGATCGAGCCGGCCGAGGCTGGCGAAGGCTTCATCTTCGAGAACAAGGTTGTCGGCGGCAACGTTCCCAAGGAGTTCATCCCGGGCGTCGAGAAGGGCGTGCAGAGCGTCATCGACTCAGGCATTCTCGCCGGCTTCCCGATCCTTGACGTAAAGTGCACGCTGGTTGACGGCGCGTCGCATGATGTCGACTCGTCTGTCATGGCGTTTGAGATCGCGTCCCGCGCGGCCTTCCGCGAAGCAGCTCAAAAGGCTGCACCGAAACTGCTTGAGCCAATCATGAAGGTTGAAGTGGTGACGCCGGAAGAATATGTGGGCGGTATCATTGGCGATCTTACCAGCCGCCGCGGTCAGGTCCGAGGCCAGGAGCCCCGGGGCAACGCGACGGTGATCAATGCCATGGTCCCGCTAGCCAACATGTTTGGTTATGTGAACACGCTGCGTTCCATGAGTCAGGGGCGGGCGCAGTTCACGATGCAGTTCGACAGCTATGCGCAGGTTCCGCAGGCGGTGGCTGAAGAAGTGCAGGCAAAGTTCGCCTAA
- the rpsG gene encoding 30S ribosomal protein S7, translating to MSRRHKADKREIIPDPKFGDQVLTKFMNSIMLDGKKSAAERIVYGALDQMEDKVKQNPIELFHQALQNVMPAIEVRSRRVGGATYQVPVEVRVDRRQALAIRWIIAAARGRNENTMVERLSGELLDAVNNRGSAVKKREDTHRMAEANRAFSHYRW from the coding sequence ATGTCCAGGCGGCACAAAGCTGATAAGCGGGAGATCATTCCCGATCCCAAGTTCGGGGATCAGGTGCTCACCAAGTTCATGAATTCCATCATGCTGGACGGCAAGAAGTCTGCCGCCGAGCGGATCGTCTATGGCGCGCTCGACCAGATGGAAGACAAGGTCAAGCAGAACCCGATCGAGCTGTTCCATCAGGCTCTGCAGAACGTCATGCCGGCCATCGAGGTGCGGTCCCGCCGTGTGGGCGGTGCGACCTACCAGGTGCCGGTCGAGGTCCGTGTCGACCGTCGTCAGGCGCTGGCCATTCGCTGGATTATCGCGGCCGCGCGCGGCCGCAACGAGAACACGATGGTCGAGCGGCTGTCGGGCGAGCTTCTCGATGCCGTCAACAATCGCGGTTCTGCCGTGAAGAAGCGCGAGGACACGCACCGGATGGCCGAAGCCAACCGCGCTTTCTCGCACTATCGCTGGTAA
- the rpsL gene encoding 30S ribosomal protein S12, whose protein sequence is MPTIQQLIRKPRKAPVKRNKVPAMQACPQKRGVCTRVYTTTPKKPNSALRKVARVRLTNQQEVTSYIPGEGHNLQEHSVVMIRGGRVKDLPGVRYHIIRGVLDTQGVSARRQRRSKYGAKRPK, encoded by the coding sequence ATGCCAACGATTCAGCAATTGATCCGGAAGCCGCGTAAGGCCCCGGTAAAGCGCAACAAAGTGCCGGCCATGCAGGCCTGCCCGCAGAAGCGGGGGGTTTGCACGCGCGTTTACACCACCACGCCGAAGAAGCCGAACTCGGCGCTCCGGAAGGTCGCGCGCGTGCGCCTGACCAACCAGCAGGAAGTGACGAGTTACATCCCCGGCGAGGGCCACAATCTTCAGGAGCACTCGGTGGTGATGATCCGCGGCGGCCGCGTGAAGGATCTTCCCGGCGTGCGCTACCACATCATTCGCGGCGTGCTCGACACGCAAGGGGTCAGCGCCCGCCGTCAGCGGCGCTCGAAATACGGAGCTAAGCGGCCCAAGTAG
- the rpoC gene encoding DNA-directed RNA polymerase subunit beta', producing MNQDLANLFNPQTPQQNFDQIQIGIASPEKILSWSFGEIKKPETINYRTFKPERDGLFCARIFGPVKDYECLCGKYKRMKYKGVICEKCGVEVTLAKVRRERMGHIELAAPVAHIWFLKSLPSRIGLLLDMTLKDLERVLYFENYIVLEPGLTSLKPLQLLSEEEFMQAQDDFGEDSFTAGIGAEAIRELLKGLDLEKIAADLRVEIAEATTELKPKKLAKRLKVVEAFIQSGNRPEWMILTVVPVIPPELRPLVPLDGGRFATSDLNDLYRRVINRNNRLKRLMELRAPDIIIRNEKRMLQEAVDALFDNGRRGRVITGANKRPLKSLADMLKGKQGRFRQNLLGKRVDYSGRSVIVVGPDLMLHQCGLPKKMALELFKPFIYSRLDAKGHASTVKQAKKLVEKEKPEVWDILDEVIREHPVMLNRAPTLHRLGIQAFEPKLIEGKAIQLHPLVCAAFNADFDGDQMAVHVPLSLEAQLEARVLMMSTNNILHPANGSPIIVPSQDIVLGLYYLSLVMDNEPGEGMIFGDVAEIHHALESGAVTLHAKVKGRYITKDENGNWVAYIYDTTPGRMLLGELLPRRAEVSFDLVNQLLTKKAISKMIDVVYRHCGQKETVIFCDKIMGLGFRYACRAGISFGKDDMVIPETKDEIIHKTTELVREYEQQYNDGLITRGEKYNKVVDTWTECTELVAKEMMKRISSVQIDEETGREKPINSIYMMSHSGARGSPAQMKQLAGMRGLMTKPSGEIIETPIISNFKEGLTVMEYFNSTHGARKGLADTALKTANSGYLTRRLVDVAQDCIVTEEDCGTNGGITVRAVLDAGEVTVSLGQRVLGRTAADPVKDPATGDVIIAKGQLIEEEHVEAIESARVQEIRVRSALTCETRNGICASCYGRDLARGTPVNMGEAVGVIAAQSIGEPGTQLTMRTFHLGGVASSKVVDQSSLESAYEGTVKIKQRNVVEDSQGRHMVMTRNTAIVIVDDEGNELATHRLPYGTHLRVDDGDKVKRGDRLAEWDPYTRPVLTEIEGTVEFEDLVEGVSVSEQRDESTGITNSVIIDWRASPRGVDLRPAMVIKDKKGEIGKLSRGGEARYLLPVDAVLSVEPGSEVKAGDVLARIPMESAKTRDITGGLPRVAELFEARRPKDHAIIAEVSGIVQLGRDYKNKRRISIVPDEDGAEPVEFLIPKGRHLTVQEGDRIEKGEYLLDGHPAPHDILAIKGVEELANYLVNEIQEVYRLQGVTINDKHIEVIVSQMLKKIEIDDPGDTEFLKGEQVDRIDFEDANLAAEEAGGKKAEGQHVLLGITKASLQTRSFISAASFQETTRVLTDAAVNGKKDALEGLKENVIVGRLIPAGTGGMLSRLNRIATHRDELILEERQRSAQDVLEPAGEDVPEDAAEAEPVPEDTGDGASA from the coding sequence TGTATTTCGAGAACTACATCGTGCTGGAGCCGGGGCTCACCTCGCTCAAGCCGTTGCAGCTTCTGTCCGAAGAAGAGTTCATGCAGGCGCAGGACGATTTCGGCGAGGACTCGTTCACCGCTGGGATCGGCGCCGAGGCGATCCGCGAACTCCTCAAGGGTCTCGACCTCGAGAAGATCGCGGCGGACTTGCGCGTTGAGATCGCCGAGGCGACCACCGAGCTCAAGCCGAAGAAGCTGGCCAAGCGCCTGAAGGTGGTTGAGGCCTTCATTCAGTCGGGCAACCGTCCCGAGTGGATGATCCTGACCGTCGTGCCGGTCATTCCGCCGGAGCTGCGCCCGCTGGTGCCGCTCGACGGTGGCCGGTTCGCGACGTCGGACCTGAACGACCTGTATCGCCGCGTGATCAACCGTAACAACCGCCTGAAGCGGCTGATGGAGCTGCGCGCGCCGGACATCATCATCCGGAACGAAAAGCGCATGCTGCAGGAGGCCGTCGACGCGCTGTTCGACAATGGCCGCCGCGGCCGAGTCATCACGGGCGCCAACAAGCGTCCGCTGAAGTCGCTCGCCGACATGCTGAAGGGCAAGCAGGGCCGGTTCCGTCAGAACCTGCTCGGCAAGCGCGTCGACTACTCGGGCCGGTCGGTCATCGTGGTCGGTCCCGACCTGATGCTGCACCAGTGCGGCCTGCCGAAGAAGATGGCGCTCGAGCTGTTCAAGCCGTTCATCTACTCGCGGCTGGACGCCAAGGGCCATGCCTCGACCGTCAAGCAAGCGAAGAAGCTGGTCGAGAAGGAGAAGCCCGAGGTTTGGGATATCCTCGACGAGGTCATCCGCGAGCATCCGGTCATGCTGAACCGTGCGCCGACGCTGCACCGTTTGGGCATTCAGGCCTTTGAGCCGAAGCTCATCGAGGGCAAGGCCATTCAGCTTCATCCGCTCGTCTGTGCGGCGTTCAACGCCGACTTCGACGGCGACCAAATGGCCGTGCACGTGCCGCTGTCGCTCGAAGCGCAGCTGGAAGCGCGCGTGCTGATGATGTCGACCAACAATATCCTGCACCCGGCCAACGGTTCGCCGATCATTGTGCCGTCGCAGGATATCGTGCTCGGCCTCTACTACCTGTCGCTGGTCATGGACAACGAGCCGGGCGAGGGGATGATCTTTGGCGACGTCGCCGAGATCCACCACGCGCTCGAGTCTGGCGCTGTGACGCTGCATGCCAAGGTCAAGGGCCGCTACATCACCAAGGACGAGAACGGCAACTGGGTGGCGTATATCTACGACACGACGCCGGGCCGCATGCTTCTTGGCGAGCTGCTTCCGCGCCGTGCGGAGGTCAGCTTCGACCTGGTCAACCAGCTTCTGACGAAGAAGGCGATTTCCAAGATGATCGACGTGGTCTACCGCCACTGCGGTCAGAAGGAGACGGTCATCTTCTGCGACAAGATCATGGGCCTCGGGTTCCGCTATGCGTGCCGCGCCGGCATCTCGTTCGGCAAGGACGACATGGTGATCCCGGAGACCAAGGACGAAATCATCCACAAGACGACCGAGCTCGTTCGCGAGTACGAGCAACAGTACAATGACGGTCTGATCACGCGTGGCGAGAAGTACAACAAGGTGGTCGATACCTGGACCGAATGTACGGAACTCGTCGCGAAGGAAATGATGAAGCGCATTTCCTCGGTGCAGATCGACGAGGAGACCGGCCGCGAGAAGCCGATCAATTCGATCTACATGATGTCGCATTCCGGTGCCCGTGGGTCGCCGGCGCAGATGAAGCAGCTTGCGGGCATGCGCGGTCTCATGACCAAGCCGTCGGGCGAGATCATCGAGACGCCGATCATTTCGAACTTCAAGGAAGGTTTGACCGTGATGGAGTACTTCAACTCCACCCACGGCGCCCGTAAGGGTCTGGCCGATACAGCCTTGAAGACGGCCAACTCGGGCTACCTGACGCGTCGTCTCGTTGACGTGGCGCAGGACTGCATCGTGACGGAAGAGGACTGCGGTACCAATGGCGGCATCACGGTTCGCGCCGTTCTCGATGCGGGCGAGGTCACCGTGTCGCTCGGACAGCGCGTGTTGGGCCGTACGGCCGCCGATCCGGTCAAGGATCCGGCGACCGGCGATGTCATCATCGCTAAGGGTCAACTGATCGAGGAAGAGCACGTCGAGGCTATCGAAAGCGCGCGGGTCCAGGAGATTCGCGTGCGCTCGGCCCTGACCTGCGAAACCCGGAACGGCATTTGCGCGAGCTGCTATGGGCGCGATCTAGCCCGGGGCACGCCCGTCAACATGGGCGAGGCCGTGGGCGTTATCGCGGCGCAGTCGATCGGCGAGCCTGGAACGCAGCTCACCATGCGGACCTTCCACTTGGGCGGCGTGGCGAGTTCCAAGGTCGTCGACCAGTCTTCGCTGGAATCGGCCTACGAAGGCACCGTGAAGATCAAGCAGCGCAACGTGGTCGAGGACTCCCAAGGCCGCCACATGGTCATGACCCGGAACACGGCTATCGTGATCGTGGACGACGAGGGCAACGAGCTCGCAACCCATCGTCTGCCGTACGGCACGCATTTGCGTGTCGACGACGGCGACAAGGTCAAGCGCGGCGACCGTCTGGCCGAGTGGGATCCCTACACGCGTCCGGTGCTGACCGAGATCGAAGGCACGGTCGAGTTCGAGGACTTGGTCGAAGGTGTCTCCGTGTCGGAGCAGCGGGACGAGTCGACGGGTATCACCAATAGCGTGATCATCGACTGGCGTGCGTCCCCGCGCGGTGTCGATCTTCGGCCTGCCATGGTGATCAAGGACAAGAAGGGCGAAATCGGCAAGCTCTCGCGTGGCGGTGAAGCTCGCTACCTGCTGCCGGTGGACGCGGTCTTGTCCGTGGAGCCTGGCAGCGAGGTGAAGGCCGGCGACGTCTTGGCCCGTATTCCGATGGAGAGCGCCAAAACCCGCGACATCACGGGTGGTCTGCCGCGCGTGGCCGAGCTGTTCGAGGCGCGGCGTCCGAAGGATCATGCCATCATCGCCGAAGTCTCGGGCATCGTGCAGCTCGGCCGCGACTACAAGAACAAGCGGCGGATCAGCATCGTTCCCGACGAGGACGGCGCGGAACCGGTGGAGTTCTTGATCCCGAAGGGCCGGCATCTGACGGTGCAGGAAGGCGACCGGATCGAGAAGGGCGAGTACCTTCTGGATGGACACCCGGCGCCGCACGACATCCTGGCCATCAAGGGCGTCGAGGAACTGGCCAACTACCTCGTGAACGAGATCCAGGAGGTCTACCGGCTCCAGGGCGTGACGATCAACGACAAGCATATCGAGGTGATCGTCAGCCAGATGCTCAAGAAGATCGAGATCGACGATCCGGGCGACACCGAGTTCCTGAAGGGCGAGCAGGTGGACCGCATCGACTTCGAAGACGCCAACCTGGCAGCGGAAGAGGCGGGCGGAAAGAAGGCCGAAGGCCAGCACGTACTGCTCGGCATCACGAAGGCGAGCCTTCAGACCCGGTCGTTCATTTCGGCGGCATCGTTCCAGGAGACCACGCGCGTTCTTACCGACGCGGCGGTCAACGGAAAGAAAGACGCCCTGGAAGGGCTAAAGGAGAATGTGATCGTGGGCCGGCTCATCCCGGCCGGTACGGGTGGCATGCTCTCGCGGCTCAACCGGATTGCCACGCATCGCGATGAACTGATTCTGGAGGAGCGCCAGCGCTCGGCCCAGGACGTTCTCGAACCTGCCGGTGAGGACGTTCCGGAGGATGCAGCCGAGGCTGAGCCGGTGCCGGAAGACACCGGGGACGGCGCTTCGGCGTAG